The Bacteroides ovatus genomic interval CGCAATGAGGTATCCCAAAGCGATGAAAGCGCCCGGAGCCAATACAAACACCAACATTCCATATTCTTCCGGCATGATGGTCAAATCGAAGATTTTACCGGTTCCCAAAAACTCGCGGACAGCACCCAGCAAGGTTAGGGCGATGGTAAAGCCAAGCCCCATACCGATACCGTCGAACATAGAAGCAACTGCGTTATTCTTGGCAGCGAAGGCTTCGGCACGTCCCAGTACAATACAGTTCACTACAATCAACGGAATGAAAAGACCGAGTGTAGCATACAGTCCCGGCACGTAAGCCTGCATCACCATTTGAAGCAAGGTCACGAAAGATGCGATCACCACAATAAACGATGGGATACGCACCATGTCCGGAATCAGGTTCTTTATTAAAGAGATCACCACATTCGAGCAGATCAATACGAACATGGTAGCCAGTCCCATACCCATACCATTGATAGCCGATGATGTAGTACCCAATGTAGGACACATACCGAGCAGGAGTACAAACGTAGGATTCTCTTTAATAATCCCGTTCATCATTACTTTAAAGTTATTCATATCTGTCTCCTTTCTTAATTAGCACTGACTGAATCAGTTAGTTCAACTTTAATCGTAGCTCCCGTAGCAGCGTCAGCAGCATCTGCGTCCGCGCCTTTCGCTTTTTGAGAAGCACCAGTTACCCCGTTCACTTCCCCGCCTTCGGCCTTATAGGCTTGATAAGCAGCATTCACGGCATTCAAGAAAGCACGTGAAGTAATGGTAGAAGCCGTGATGGCATCCACCGCTCCCCCATCTTTGCTGACGGTCAACGGAGCTTCACCCGGATTCATACCCAAAATAGATTTCGTACTCTCTTCGTGAGATACTGCCTTTTCTCCTTTCGCAGGATCATACGCTCCGAACCATTTGTCGGCTTTAGAGCCCAATCCCGGAGTTTCCGTGTGAGCCAACAGAGAGTAGTTATAGATTTTTCCTTCGGCATTAAAGCCTACCAGCACTTTCAGTTCACCGCCAAATCCCATTGATTTAGCTTCGACAGCGGTTCCTACAAGTTCTTCACCGTTCTTAGCCGGATAAACGATAAAGTCAACATTCTTCTTTCCGTCTTTCTCACTGAAGATCGTATCGCTTTCCGCTACCGGATTATTGGTAAATTCGGGAAGAACCTTTTTCAAGGCCTCGTTCAGTGTCTTCGCGTTCGCTTCGGCAATGGGGCCTTTTGTCAGTTCATTTACATAAGCCAGCAACGCAACGGAAATAGCAGTCACTCCCGTAAGTACCAGCAACATATTCTTTAAAGATGATTCTAACTTTTTCATTTCTTCTTCGCTACCTCCCCAAAGCGTTTTGGTTTACAATAGGTGTTAATCAGCGGAGTGAACGCATTCATAATCAGGATGGCGAACGACATACCTTCGGGATAGGCGCCGAACAGACGGATAACTACCGTCAGCAGACCGATACATACACCATAGATCAGCATCCCTTTCTTACTCATCGGAGAAGTCACATAGTCGGTTGCCATAAAGACAGCACCCAGCATCAGACCACCGGAAAGCAACTGCAATACCGGAGAAACGTATTTTTCCGGATCTGCCAGGTGCATGATGCCTGCAAAGACAAACACAGTAGCCAGGATAGACACAGGAATATGCCAGGTGATGATTTTCTTCCAGAGCATATAAACGAGTCCGATCAGCAGAGCCAGTGCACTCACTTCACCCAAGCATCCGCCATTCTGTCCGATCAACAAGGTCAATGCGTCCGGAATCTGGCTTAAAGCGGCAGTGTCACCGTAAATGGCTTGCTTCATCAAGACCAGCGGAGTGGCACCGGTGGTAGCATCCGTATAAGCGGTCAACTGTCCGACTACCGGCCAGCTGGTCATCTGCACCGGGAAAGAAAGCAGCAGGAATACGCGACCTGCCAATGCCGGGTTGAAAGGATTGCAGCCTAATCCGCCGAAAGACATCTTACCTACACCGATAGCAAACAGTGCACCGAGGATGATAATCCAGATAGGCAAGTTAGACGGTAAATTAAATGCCAGCAACACACCTGTGATGATGGCAGAGCCGTCGCAGATGGTGGTGGTCGGTTTCTTCATTAAATATTTTCCGATCGCCCATTCGAAGAACAAACAAGCCGCAACGGAAGTAGCCGTGACAATCAGGGCACCCAGTCCGAAGAAATAGAGAGACACCAGAAAAGCCGGAATCAGTGCAATCAGCACGCCATACATATTTTTCTGTACGCTGTCTCCGCCATGAACGTGGGGCGATAGTGATACGATTAATTTATTTTCCATATTCGTTATTTTTTAGCTTGACGTGCACGAATCATAGCTCCTACTTTGCCTTTACCCAGACGACAATAGTCGAGCAGCGGACGGTTGGCAGGACAAGTGAACTGGCAAGAGCCGCACTCAATACAATCCATGATTCTTTCTTTTTCCATTGTTTCAAAATCTCCGTTTTCAGACAAGGCTCCGAGCAAGTACGGTTCCAGTCCCATCGGACAGGCACTCACGCACTTCGCGCAACGGATGCAGGTTTGAGCTTCACCACGTTTGGCTTCCTTCCGGTTCATAATCAGGATGCCGGAACTGCCCTTCGCAGTAGGAACCTCGATATTTACGAGCGCCTTACCCATCATCGGACCACCGCCGATCACCTTACCCGTATCTTCGGGCAAACCACCGCAAGCGTCAATCAACTGTTTCATCGGTGTACCGATACGAGCCAAGAAATTGGACGGCTTCGCAACCGACTTTCCCGTCACGGTAATCACCCGTTCAAACAACGGTTTATTCTTCTGCACAGCTTCATAAACGGCAAACGCCGTTCCCACGTTCTGCACGACTGCTCCCGTAGAGATAGGCAACGCACCGCTCGCCACCTGACGTTTGGTGATCGCATCGATCAGCTGCTTTTCACCTCCTTGCGGATATTTCACCTTCAAGGGAACGACTTCGATGCCTGCATAGCTGGAAGCTACTTTAGTCATCAGTTCGATAGCATCGGGCTTATTATTTTCGATTCCGATAAATGCCTTGTTCACTTTCACTGCTTTCATCAGGATGGAAACACCTACCATGATTTCTTCCGCGTGTTCCAGCATCAGCTGATGGTCGGCAGTCAAATAAGGTTCACATTCTACGGCATTGATAATCACACATTCAGCTTTAAAAGAAGGAGGAGGACAAAGTTTCACCTGTGTAGGGAAACAAGCACCACCCAGACCAACGATTCCGGCATCGGCAATTTTCTTCACGATCTCTTCTGCCGGAAGTTCACATTCCTTCACCAGTGTGGCGCTACGGTCGATTGTTTCTTCCCATTCGTCGCCTTCCACATCGATAAAGATAGCAGGTTTCGCATAACCGCTGGCATCGACAATAGTATCAATCTTCGCCACTTTACCACTGACTGAAGAGTGAATTGCTGCCGAAACAAAGCCGGCAGGTTCAGCAATCTTAGTGCCTACCTTTACCACATCCCCTTTCGCTACAACCGGTTTTGCAGGCGCACCAATGTGCTGCCCCAGCAAAATAACAGCCTTTGCAGGAACTTCCGCTGTGATAATAGGTTGATGTGCCGACAATTTATTTTCGTGTGGATGAACTCCACCAATTGAAAATGTCTTTAACATACAGTTCTGTATTTTATTCTGTTATTATTCTGTTACTTTCGGAGCTTCTGTAGCCTTTTCAGCAGGAGTTTCCACTTTTGCTGCCGGTGCAGGAGTTTCCACCGCTTCTTTAGAAACAGCAGCCGGTTTTGGAGCAGCCGGAGCTTCTTCTTTCGGTTTCCTCGGCGGGAAATTCAATTCGATAATGGTATTCTGCGGACAGACTTCCACACATTTGCGGCAAGATTTGCACTTGTGCGGATCGATGTAAGCCAAGTTGTTCTCCAACGTGATAGCTTCGAACGGACAAGTCTTCACGCATTTGCCACAGCCGATACAGCTCACTGTACAAGCCTTACGTGCCACAGCTCCCTTGTCTTTATTCACACAAGAGATATACACACGGCGTGATTTCTTTCCTTGCGGACGGATTTCGATGATCGCCTTCGGACAAGCCTTCACACAGGCACCGCAAGCGGTACATTTCGCTTCATCCACTTCCGGAAGTCCTGTTTCAGGATTCATGTGGATGGCATCGAACTGGCAGGCAGCCACACAATCACCACACCCCAGACATCCGTAACTACAACCCGTTTCCCCACCATAGAGCGAAGCGGCAATAGCGCAACTCTTCGCACCGTCGTACTGATTAATACGCGGACGATTCATACACGTTCCGTTACATCTTACCACTGCTACCATCGGTTCAGCTTCTCCGGCTGCAAGCCCTAGGATATCAGCAATTTGTGCCATGACAGGCTGTCCGCCTACGGGGCAGAATTTACCATCCAGCGAACCGGCTTTGACGCAAGCGTCGGCAAAGCCGCTACAACCGGGATAGCCACATCCACCACAATTAGCCTGGGGAAGCACTTCTCCCACCTGGGCAATCCGCGGGTCTTCATACACGGCAAATTTCTTGGAAGCCACATAAAGAATAGCGGCCAGCACGAGCGCTATAGCTCCCAATGAAATCACTGCAATCAGAATCAAATTCATAATGTTTTTAGTTATTTATTGGTTTTATAGTAAATGAAAATTGTTGTTTGAGTCGCGTTTTATTGAGCCATAAAACGAAATAATAAGGTATAAGGACAGCCAGAGAAAGAAGAGCTGCATACAGTTCATTCTCTACCAATGCCATCAAAAGAAACAACGAAAATATAAGAAGTACGAAAGGAAGTACGAAAGCCAACAATACCGCCATCATGCCCATCGACGTTTCGCCGACCACCATCACCTTCTCTCCTACCTGATAGGAAGAAGCTGCGGTATCTATGATATCTATGATTTTGTCCTTACTATCCGCCGAGGAACAATGCCCCTTTGCGCTACATGCCGCACAAGCCGATGTCTGGACAATCCTCACCGACAGATGAGAACCCTGTATGTTTTCCACAATACCTAGATGCTTTATAGTATTATTCGTCATTTTGCAA includes:
- the rsxE gene encoding electron transport complex subunit RsxE, whose product is MNNFKVMMNGIIKENPTFVLLLGMCPTLGTTSSAINGMGMGLATMFVLICSNVVISLIKNLIPDMVRIPSFIVVIASFVTLLQMVMQAYVPGLYATLGLFIPLIVVNCIVLGRAEAFAAKNNAVASMFDGIGMGLGFTIALTLLGAVREFLGTGKIFDLTIMPEEYGMLVFVLAPGAFIALGYLIALINSFKKA
- a CDS encoding RnfABCDGE type electron transport complex subunit G, with amino-acid sequence MKKLESSLKNMLLVLTGVTAISVALLAYVNELTKGPIAEANAKTLNEALKKVLPEFTNNPVAESDTIFSEKDGKKNVDFIVYPAKNGEELVGTAVEAKSMGFGGELKVLVGFNAEGKIYNYSLLAHTETPGLGSKADKWFGAYDPAKGEKAVSHEESTKSILGMNPGEAPLTVSKDGGAVDAITASTITSRAFLNAVNAAYQAYKAEGGEVNGVTGASQKAKGADADAADAATGATIKVELTDSVSAN
- a CDS encoding RnfABCDGE type electron transport complex subunit D, coding for MENKLIVSLSPHVHGGDSVQKNMYGVLIALIPAFLVSLYFFGLGALIVTATSVAACLFFEWAIGKYLMKKPTTTICDGSAIITGVLLAFNLPSNLPIWIIILGALFAIGVGKMSFGGLGCNPFNPALAGRVFLLLSFPVQMTSWPVVGQLTAYTDATTGATPLVLMKQAIYGDTAALSQIPDALTLLIGQNGGCLGEVSALALLIGLVYMLWKKIITWHIPVSILATVFVFAGIMHLADPEKYVSPVLQLLSGGLMLGAVFMATDYVTSPMSKKGMLIYGVCIGLLTVVIRLFGAYPEGMSFAILIMNAFTPLINTYCKPKRFGEVAKKK
- the rsxC gene encoding electron transport complex subunit RsxC, which translates into the protein MLKTFSIGGVHPHENKLSAHQPIITAEVPAKAVILLGQHIGAPAKPVVAKGDVVKVGTKIAEPAGFVSAAIHSSVSGKVAKIDTIVDASGYAKPAIFIDVEGDEWEETIDRSATLVKECELPAEEIVKKIADAGIVGLGGACFPTQVKLCPPPSFKAECVIINAVECEPYLTADHQLMLEHAEEIMVGVSILMKAVKVNKAFIGIENNKPDAIELMTKVASSYAGIEVVPLKVKYPQGGEKQLIDAITKRQVASGALPISTGAVVQNVGTAFAVYEAVQKNKPLFERVITVTGKSVAKPSNFLARIGTPMKQLIDACGGLPEDTGKVIGGGPMMGKALVNIEVPTAKGSSGILIMNRKEAKRGEAQTCIRCAKCVSACPMGLEPYLLGALSENGDFETMEKERIMDCIECGSCQFTCPANRPLLDYCRLGKGKVGAMIRARQAKK
- a CDS encoding Fe-S cluster domain-containing protein — translated: MNLILIAVISLGAIALVLAAILYVASKKFAVYEDPRIAQVGEVLPQANCGGCGYPGCSGFADACVKAGSLDGKFCPVGGQPVMAQIADILGLAAGEAEPMVAVVRCNGTCMNRPRINQYDGAKSCAIAASLYGGETGCSYGCLGCGDCVAACQFDAIHMNPETGLPEVDEAKCTACGACVKACPKAIIEIRPQGKKSRRVYISCVNKDKGAVARKACTVSCIGCGKCVKTCPFEAITLENNLAYIDPHKCKSCRKCVEVCPQNTIIELNFPPRKPKEEAPAAPKPAAVSKEAVETPAPAAKVETPAEKATEAPKVTE
- a CDS encoding SoxR reducing system RseC family protein — its product is MTNNTIKHLGIVENIQGSHLSVRIVQTSACAACSAKGHCSSADSKDKIIDIIDTAASSYQVGEKVMVVGETSMGMMAVLLAFVLPFVLLIFSLFLLMALVENELYAALLSLAVLIPYYFVLWLNKTRLKQQFSFTIKPINN